A window of Salmo trutta chromosome 33, fSalTru1.1, whole genome shotgun sequence genomic DNA:
CTGTTCATTATTCAATGGTTTTAAATCTGAAATGATCAGTTTGCAATAATGTGCAATCATCATTTGGGAAGAAAGGAAAAAAATGATAATTTCAATGTCTTTTTAACTGTTTATTGCAGATTTATGAACTTAGCTAAACTGCTAAACCTCTTAATATGATAAGGAATAAGACGGGTGTATTCAATGATTGACCAGTTGTATTCAAAACCAAGGGCTACATTTATTAGTTGATTATACTGAAAATCAAAAGACTGGTTTCACTGGGGTTGGGAAAATGTCTGATTACAAAACAGGGGAAGATAGAAGATGGTGGTTGTCAGACAGCCAACCCAAAGACACAGACTATACAGTATGTGGTTTTGTTCTCCCATCTCACCGTACAGCTTCCTGGAAGAGAAACAAACACAGATTGTGATAGTTCCCATTCCAACATTCTACAGATGATGAAAAACCATTGTGGGCCTCTGCTGTTACTTAGCTTTGTAGACACTGTCTGCAAAACATTATGTTGCTTACTGTCCATAGTGTTGTCCCAGAAGCAAGAGCTGGCAGTGTGCAGGCCTGCTCCATTTTTCTGCAGTATGATGCAAGTCACTAATGATGAACACAGTAAAGATGCGTAAATCATTAACTGATTTTGTTGGGTCCTTTCATTGCCATACTTTTACATTTTACAAATGTACTGTACACAACATAACAAGAAGGGTTACCTATGTATTTAAAGGGTTTTCCTAGTTTGGACAGTTGATTCAGACTTGTTTCCACCACACTGGATGTCCATTGGTTTATTCGATTTTGTTGATAGGCACTGCTTCCAATAGTTGTCTCCACAGTCTAAGTATTTATTTCAGTTAACACCGACATGTCAATCACCACTTGTTTAGGAAATTGCAAATACATTTTATGATTGTAGTAATATCACCAATTGCGCAAATACTTACATCTTTTATGATTGTAGTTATATCATCAACGACAAATGCAGTCTGAAAAGGGAGCGAAAATATAAATTTTTCTAGCTAGGAAAGTAACATTTGCAGTATGACATTTGGTGTTTTTGTCTCTTGTTTTATttcccacatacagtatatagccaCCTGATTTTAGAGGTCAGTTTATCTGGCCCGCTCAAATAATAGACATAACGTCACAGCAACATAATGTTGTCAATGTGATACAATGCAACAATATACCGATGCATGAACCATGCAGCCCGGAAAGACCTCAAATGTTTCCCCAAGATAATTTGATGTAGCGTTTTTTCTTTAAACCTACCTCTTCAGATAATTGAAATTCGTCCATGGTCCTGTGGCGTACGACAGTTTTAGATGGTTGCTATAGGGACCTCCAAACAAATATGTCAACGTCAAATCACGGGGACCTGAATCTGTGCAACATAAATTCTGAGATTATTTGGTTTCAAGTTTAGGCTATTTCCGACTATAGTgtaaattttattttattttcaataccgTTTTATGTCTATGCCATATCCCGAATATTCAGAAAAAGGGGACGTTTTAAGATGTCAGATATTTTAATTTATTTCTGGATAACATAGGCCTTAAGCACAAATGTGTGGACATGATGTAATGAAAAACATTAAATGGAAATAATGGATGGAATGTTGTGGAGAAAGACTAGGCCCTGTCATAATTATCTGCAGCGTTTGTGAAGTCATGCGTATAGAATTACTAGAACCTCATTTTAGATGCTGGAATGTCGACCAATTTGTGGGAAATAAAATTGCTCCACAACACGTTTTATCAGTGTATTTCATCCATCTAGCCAGTTAAAATGTCAAAACGTTGATTGAAATGGATTGGATTGAAGGAGTTGAATCCCAATCATCTGAGTGGTCAAGGATGCGTTGTGCATTAACGACAGGCTTCACTGGTAGCAACAGAGTCAGACATGCAACTTTCAATATGGTTGTCTCGTCGCCGCAGACTGTCTTTGAAGGATGGAAATGCTTCACAGCTTTATTTGTGGCTGCTCTCTCCTACCTGTGTTATATCTATTGGGACAGAATAGAACTTGCTTCACAGGTAAGTGTGGTCCTAACTCCTGTCTCATCCATCATCATCACCCACAGCACAGAAgacaattcaatgtctattcatCGGTTGGTTCAACGGAATTTCCTTGAAATGACGTataaacaacgttgattcaaccggtgtgtgc
This region includes:
- the dynlt1a gene encoding dynein light chain Tctex-type 1; the protein is MDEFQLSEETAFVVDDITTIIKDTVETTIGSSAYQQNRINQWTSSVVETSLNQLSKLGKPFKYIVTCIILQKNGAGLHTASSCFWDNTMDRSCTVRWENKTTYCIVCVFGLAV